One stretch of Plodia interpunctella isolate USDA-ARS_2022_Savannah chromosome 10, ilPloInte3.2, whole genome shotgun sequence DNA includes these proteins:
- the LOC128672966 gene encoding uncharacterized protein LOC128672966 isoform X2: MRWFTIVCIFLPLILANTSAEWSWGEKSEDQSDALKEQKSSQLLEGEEKAPEAEDKNFDSNSTVLDDIVDELVSNKQGRSLGGFDVYSDPSIKEALDGGDDSEARNLIKERLCTLGLIECEEDTQEKRYLSPDEVIYAQPVDIKPVGKPIASIPVRGPPRAYGPPKPMPYPSRPQKIPPKRIGYGSNYRPGFSDKYGSNFQFAQGNGAYSGHDSNYVTKPPTYANESPYTFDNSKPSYNKGPLSQSSSKTETVVQQHVHHHYVHGDGDKDPKVIIKPVAIPVGSVGHLGLGSAGNLESQGNYASQSFGQQSSDIITAGGADFSGLSSGSFNSGGFKPMTGGYIENKPIYEADTIYGSQYGHEGFNKGNGNLHAQSLPKPYPNNGFEDQKYGNSLGAYGTQHSEFYKKELNVGSTNNLHNQGPATFGQNNLYQENYHDAKAQRFECVCVNYDQCPSQEIIGRRDDLYLPIDPRNKGSEITALTDEQLDNLTKSSEVKSDDKNTTETEIKKISKRDAKDDNVTEATKEIEPRQGYFGQPSVQQCRPNQVCCRRPLRPQAGNRGQCGLRHSQGINGRIKTPSYVDGESEFGEYPWQAAILKKDPKESVYVCGGTLIDGLHIITAAHCIKSYKGFELRVRLGEWDVNRDVEFYPYIERDVISVHVHPLYYAGTLDNDLAILKLDHPVEWTKYPHISPACLPDKYTDYSGQRCWTTGWGKDAFGDFGKYQNILKEVDVPILPHGQCQQQLRQTRLGYNYELSQGFLCAGGEEGKDACKGDGGGPLVCERGGTWQLVGVVSWGIGCGQVGVPGVYVKVAHYLDWISQVTGKFAPY, encoded by the exons ATGCGGTGGTTCACAATCGTTTGTATATTCCTGCCATTGATATTAGCCAACACGTCAGCAGAATGGTCTTGGGGAGAAAAATCAGAAGATCAAAGCGATGCTCTTAAAGAACAAAAATCGAGCCAATTATTAGAAGGAGAGGAAAAGGCTCCAGAAGCGGAAGACAAAAACTTTGATTCTAACAGCACTGTTCTTGATGACATAGTCGATGAACTTGTCAGCAACAAACAAGGCAGGAGTTTAGGTGGTTTCGACGTATACAGCGATCCCTCGATCAAGGAAGCCTTGGACGGTGGTGATGACTCTGAAGCCAGAAACCTAATTAAAGAACGTCTTTGCACATTAGGACTCATTGAA TGCGAAGAAGATACACAGGAGAAGCGTTATTTGTCACCCGACGAAGTTATTTATGCACAACCTGTTGACATAAAACCAGTTGGTAAACCTATCGCTTCAATCCCAGTACGTGGACCGCCCAGAGCATACGGACCACCGAAACCCATGCCGTACCCTTCACGGCCACAGAAAATTCCCCCTAAGAGAATCGGCTACGGTAGTAATTACAGACCAGGTTTTTCTGATAAATACGGCAGCAACTTCCAGTTTGCACAGGGTAATGGTGCATACAGCGGACATGATTCAAATTACGTTACTAAGCCTCCTACGTATGCTAATGAATCTCCATACACATTTGACAACTCCAAACCAAGCTACAACAAGGGTCCCCTTTCTCAATCGTCTTCTAAAACCGAAACAGTCGTTCAACAACATGTGCACCATCACTATGTCCATGGCGATGGAGACAAAGACCCAAAAGTCATAATTAAACCCGTTGCTATTCCAGTAGGATCTGTTGGTCATTTGGGATTGGGATCTGCCGGTAACTTAGAATCCCAGGGTAACTACGCTTCTCAATCATTTGGCCAACAATCTTCTGATATTATAACGGCAGGTGGAGCTGATTTTAGTGGACTGAGTTCTGGTAGTTTTAATTCTGGAGGATTTAAACCAATGACTGGTGGTTATATAGAAAACAAACCTATTTATGAAGCAGATACTATTTATGGATCCCAGTACGGCCATGAAGGTTTTAATAAAGGTAACGGTAATCTTCATGCGCAGTCGTTACCAAAACCCTACCCAAACAACGGTTTTGAAGATCAAAAATATGGCAATTCTTTGGGTGCCTACGGTACACAACATTCTGAATTTTACAAAAAGGAACTGAACGTCGGGTCAACAAATAACTTGCATAATCAAGGACCGGCGACGTTCGGCCAAAATAACTTATATCAAGAAAATTATCATGACGCCAAGGCTCAAAGGTTTGAATGTGTGTGTGTCAATTACGATCAATGCCCCAGCCAGGAAATAATCGGCCGTAGAGATGATCTATATTTACCTATTGATCCTCGCAACAAAGGTAGTGAAATCACTGCTCTTACTGATGAACAACTAGACAACTTGACAAAATCTTCAGAAGTGAAGTCAGATGATAAAAATACGACAGAAAcagaaattaagaaaattagcAAACGCGACGCCAAGGACGATAACGTTACGGAAGCCACTAAAGAAATTGAACCG CGTCAGGGTTACTTCGGACAACCTTCAGTTCAACAATGCAGACCTAACCAGGTCTGTTGCCGCAGACCTTTAAGGCCACAAGCTGGAAACAGAGGTCAATGTGGTTTAAGACACTCCCAAGGTATAAATGGAAGGATCAAGACCCCGTCATACGTCGATGGCGAAAGTGAATTTGGGGAATATCCCTGGCAAGCAGCTATTCTCAAAAAGGATCCTAAAGAATCAGTCTATGTATGTGGCGGAACGCTAATCGATGGTCTTCACATCATAACTGCTGCCCATTGCATCAAGTC ATACAAAGGATTCGAATTGAGAGTTCGTCTTGGAGAGTGGGATGTTAACCGTGACGTTGAATTCTATCCTTACATCGAAAGAGATGTTATTTCCGTACATGTTCACCCGCTCTACTACGCTGGGACGTTGGACAACGACCTAGCCATACTGAAACTGGATCATCCCGTTGAATGGACCAAATATCCGCATATCAGCCCGGCTTGCCTTCCCGACAAATACACTGACTACTCTGGACAGAGGTGTTGGACTACTGGCTGGGGCAAGGACGCATTCGGCGACTTCggaaaatatcaaaacatcCTCAAAGAAGTCGACGTCCCCATTCTTCCTCATGGTCAATGTCAACAACAATTGAGACAAACTAGATTGGGTTATAACTACGAACTGAGTCAAGGCTTCCTTTGCGCTGGTGGCGAAGAAGGGAAGGATGCGTGTAAGGGAGACGGTGGCGGTCCGTTGGTGTGCGAGCGAGGAGGCACGTGGCAGCTGGTGGGAGTGGTGTCGTGGGGCATCGGCTGCGGCCAAGTTGGAGTACCCGGCGTCTATGTGAAAGTTGCTCACTACCTGGACTGGATCTCACAAGTGACTGGAAAGTTTGCGCCTTACTAA
- the LOC128672967 gene encoding IQ domain-containing protein K-like: protein MAGKSSDRKKGKDAKSTTNEVADTLATFQLPDSLSCSEVEFPVLMTRSNKASWRQIVEEHEQRMQELKEYSESKKEPIVKAPFLKTECDYIKNEVFVHLLPALTETLNKAKIWEALIRQKCFFNGIDHISQVLWNNNPRYQERKHNNWHLFNMPWVRDYLKKHPRPYYPKSWLWPEEYAATVIQKTVRQYFVQRDEEVQEMRDFWRKLELERDLCPEMEFNPFLAKKFASSTHFRNKL from the exons atggcTGGCAAATCCTCCGACCGCAAGAAGGGGAAAGATGCCAAGTCTACTACGAACGAAGTGGCGGACACCCTGGCGACCTTCCAGCTCCCTGACAGTTTGTCATGTTCCGAGGTGGAGTTCCCAGTGCTAATGACAAGGAGCAACAAGGCTAGCTGGAGGCAAATAGTGGAGGAGCACGAGCAAAGAATGCAAGAACTGAAGGAGTATAGCGAAAGTAAAAAGGAACCGATTGTGAAGGCACCGTTCCTTA aaaCAGAATGCGATTACATAAAGAATGAAGTATTCGTCCATCTCTTGCCTGCTCTCACGGAAACTCTAAACAAAGCGAAGATTTGGGAAGCACTTATAAGACAGAAATGCTTTTTCAATGGCATTGATCATATCAGTCAG GTCTTATGGAACAACAATCCACGTTATCAAGAAAGAAAACACAATAACTGGCACTTATTCAATATGCCTTGGGTCagagattatttaaaaaaaca TCCGCGACCATATTACCCTAAGTCCTGGCTGTGGCCTGAGGAGTATGCTGCCACAGTCATACAGAAAACTGTCCGACAATACTTTGTGCAGCGAGACGAGGAGGTGCAAGAAATGAGGGACTTCTGGAGG aAATTGGAGCTGGAGCGCGATTTATGCCCAGAAATGGAATTCAATCCATTCCTCGCGAAAAAGTTTGCGTCTTCCACACATTTccgtaataaattgtaa
- the mRpS34 gene encoding uncharacterized protein mRpS34 isoform X1, translated as MSSTSSTVIKYVGRTTDFKGKTLWEIVGSLKNLGIGRIIVRSVFERYPEPSFMKIVKVETCPDEERRRVRVWVEKTFRGHKLPNLTEIYRTSYKTDYKLIPKNEEAKLFAKIKNEHYFPDVVLPREIEMPPLMKTFIVQDHEKKGLEPVKEFVMPLGYKHTTNRVRRIAKPGEEATVKFTMGLGKPVSPSLYEGIPL; from the exons ATGTCTTCTACTAGTTCAACGGTGATCAAATATGTTGGTAGAACCACGGATTTTAAAGGCAAGACTTTGTGGGAAATAGTTGGAAGCTTAAAGAATTTAGGCATTGGCAGAATAATCGTTCGTTCTGTATTTGAGCGTTATCCTGAACctagttttatgaaaatagtgAAAGTGGAGACATGCCCGGACGAG GAACGACGAAGAGTCCGAGTATGGGTTGAAAAGACATTCAGAGGACACAAATTACCAAATTTGACAGAAATTTATCGAACTTCTTATAAAACTGATTACAAACTGATTCCGAAGAATGAAGAAGCAAAAttatttgctaaaataaaaaatgagcACTATTTTCCTGATGTGGTCCTTCCGAGAGAAATTGAAATGCCTCCCTTAATGAAGACATTTATAGTTCAAGATCATGAAAAAAAAGGTTTAGAG CCTGTGAAGGAGTTTGTTATGCCACTTGGCTACAAACACACCACAAATAGAGTCCGAAGGATCGCCAAGCCAGGAGAGGAGGCAACAGTAAAATTCACCATGGGTCTCGGGAAACCTGTTAGCCCCTCATTGTATGAAGGAATAccgttataa
- the mRpS34 gene encoding uncharacterized protein mRpS34 isoform X2 translates to MSSTSSTVIKYVGRTTDFKGKTLWEIVGSLKNLGIGRIIVRSVFERYPEPSFMKIVKVETCPDEERRRVRVWVEKTFRGHKLPNLTEIYRTSYKTDYKLIPKNEEAKLFAKIKNEHYFPDVVLPREIEMPPLMKTFIVQDHEKKGLEDFNYLKLSNICL, encoded by the exons ATGTCTTCTACTAGTTCAACGGTGATCAAATATGTTGGTAGAACCACGGATTTTAAAGGCAAGACTTTGTGGGAAATAGTTGGAAGCTTAAAGAATTTAGGCATTGGCAGAATAATCGTTCGTTCTGTATTTGAGCGTTATCCTGAACctagttttatgaaaatagtgAAAGTGGAGACATGCCCGGACGAG GAACGACGAAGAGTCCGAGTATGGGTTGAAAAGACATTCAGAGGACACAAATTACCAAATTTGACAGAAATTTATCGAACTTCTTATAAAACTGATTACAAACTGATTCCGAAGAATGAAGAAGCAAAAttatttgctaaaataaaaaatgagcACTATTTTCCTGATGTGGTCCTTCCGAGAGAAATTGAAATGCCTCCCTTAATGAAGACATTTATAGTTCAAGATCATGAAAAAAAAGGTTTAGAG GATTTTAATTACCTGAAGCTGTCAAATATCTGTCTCtaa
- the LOC128672966 gene encoding uncharacterized protein LOC128672966 isoform X1, translating into MRWFTIVCIFLPLILANTSAEWSWGEKSEDQSDALKEQKSSQLLEGEEKAPEAEDKNFDSNSTVLDDIVDELVSNKQGRSLGGFDVYSDPSIKEALDGGDDSEARNLIKERLCTLGLIECEEDTQEKRYLSPDEVIYAQPVDIKPVGKPIASIPVRGPPRAYGPPKPMPYPSRPQKIPPKRIGYGSNYRPGFSDKYGSNFQFAQGNGAYSGHDSNYVTKPPTYANESPYTFDNSKPSYNKGPLSQSSSKTETVVQQHVHHHYVHGDGDKDPKVIIKPVAIPVGSVGHLGLGSAGNLESQGNYASQSFGQQSSDIITAGGADFSGLSSGSFNSGGFKPMTGGYIENKPIYEADTIYGSQYGHEGFNKGNGNLHAQSLPKPYPNNGFEDQKYGNSLGAYGTQHSEFYKKELNVGSTNNLHNQGPATFGQNNLYQENYHDAKAQRFECVCVNYDQCPSQEIIGRRDDLYLPIDPRNKGSEITALTDEQLDNLTKSSEVKSDDKNTTETEIKKISKRDAKDDNVTEATKEIEPRLIGLAGYGGNGGNSNKQVQPTFGVSFGLPQPSYNGYPINPFHSNPIYNPYGPALNSGGLNLGLVSVNPLLSVQVTKNDYGDKVIKPFVNLHVTPNEHVVNKIGHLFHEKKLYLLNKHEHFHHHNPYHFDHHHKPIPPPHFAPPPHYPIHHGPPIYSPHYTHYRHPVQPYKVAHAPVHDDDYYDDEDNSGHYDDNVDYNHYPGAFHGHGFERSANITATDRQANYANRYDYSRSLPLPQNGSGANRGGKSIRFPDNRKKREISTKANPIDIIEERQGYFGQPSVQQCRPNQVCCRRPLRPQAGNRGQCGLRHSQGINGRIKTPSYVDGESEFGEYPWQAAILKKDPKESVYVCGGTLIDGLHIITAAHCIKSYKGFELRVRLGEWDVNRDVEFYPYIERDVISVHVHPLYYAGTLDNDLAILKLDHPVEWTKYPHISPACLPDKYTDYSGQRCWTTGWGKDAFGDFGKYQNILKEVDVPILPHGQCQQQLRQTRLGYNYELSQGFLCAGGEEGKDACKGDGGGPLVCERGGTWQLVGVVSWGIGCGQVGVPGVYVKVAHYLDWISQVTGKFAPY; encoded by the exons ATGCGGTGGTTCACAATCGTTTGTATATTCCTGCCATTGATATTAGCCAACACGTCAGCAGAATGGTCTTGGGGAGAAAAATCAGAAGATCAAAGCGATGCTCTTAAAGAACAAAAATCGAGCCAATTATTAGAAGGAGAGGAAAAGGCTCCAGAAGCGGAAGACAAAAACTTTGATTCTAACAGCACTGTTCTTGATGACATAGTCGATGAACTTGTCAGCAACAAACAAGGCAGGAGTTTAGGTGGTTTCGACGTATACAGCGATCCCTCGATCAAGGAAGCCTTGGACGGTGGTGATGACTCTGAAGCCAGAAACCTAATTAAAGAACGTCTTTGCACATTAGGACTCATTGAA TGCGAAGAAGATACACAGGAGAAGCGTTATTTGTCACCCGACGAAGTTATTTATGCACAACCTGTTGACATAAAACCAGTTGGTAAACCTATCGCTTCAATCCCAGTACGTGGACCGCCCAGAGCATACGGACCACCGAAACCCATGCCGTACCCTTCACGGCCACAGAAAATTCCCCCTAAGAGAATCGGCTACGGTAGTAATTACAGACCAGGTTTTTCTGATAAATACGGCAGCAACTTCCAGTTTGCACAGGGTAATGGTGCATACAGCGGACATGATTCAAATTACGTTACTAAGCCTCCTACGTATGCTAATGAATCTCCATACACATTTGACAACTCCAAACCAAGCTACAACAAGGGTCCCCTTTCTCAATCGTCTTCTAAAACCGAAACAGTCGTTCAACAACATGTGCACCATCACTATGTCCATGGCGATGGAGACAAAGACCCAAAAGTCATAATTAAACCCGTTGCTATTCCAGTAGGATCTGTTGGTCATTTGGGATTGGGATCTGCCGGTAACTTAGAATCCCAGGGTAACTACGCTTCTCAATCATTTGGCCAACAATCTTCTGATATTATAACGGCAGGTGGAGCTGATTTTAGTGGACTGAGTTCTGGTAGTTTTAATTCTGGAGGATTTAAACCAATGACTGGTGGTTATATAGAAAACAAACCTATTTATGAAGCAGATACTATTTATGGATCCCAGTACGGCCATGAAGGTTTTAATAAAGGTAACGGTAATCTTCATGCGCAGTCGTTACCAAAACCCTACCCAAACAACGGTTTTGAAGATCAAAAATATGGCAATTCTTTGGGTGCCTACGGTACACAACATTCTGAATTTTACAAAAAGGAACTGAACGTCGGGTCAACAAATAACTTGCATAATCAAGGACCGGCGACGTTCGGCCAAAATAACTTATATCAAGAAAATTATCATGACGCCAAGGCTCAAAGGTTTGAATGTGTGTGTGTCAATTACGATCAATGCCCCAGCCAGGAAATAATCGGCCGTAGAGATGATCTATATTTACCTATTGATCCTCGCAACAAAGGTAGTGAAATCACTGCTCTTACTGATGAACAACTAGACAACTTGACAAAATCTTCAGAAGTGAAGTCAGATGATAAAAATACGACAGAAAcagaaattaagaaaattagcAAACGCGACGCCAAGGACGATAACGTTACGGAAGCCACTAAAGAAATTGAACCG CGCCTCATTGGATTGGCCGGCTACGGCGGCAATGGCGGCAATAGCAACAAACAAGTGCAGCCTACGTTTGGTGTGTCTTTTGGGTTGCCCCAACCATCCTATAACGGTTATCCTATAAATCCTTTCCACTCTAATCCTATTTACAACCCATATGGACCTGCTTTAAATAGTGGTGGTCTAAATTTAGGTTTGGTTTCTGTAAATCCATTATTATCAGTTCaagtaacaaaaaatgatTACGGAGACAAAGTAATTAAACCCTTCGTCAACTTACACGTAACGCCAAATGAGCACGTCGTGAACAAAATAGGTCACTTATTCCATGAAAAGAAACTTTATTTGCTGAATAAGCATGAGCActttcatcatcataatcCATATCATTTTGACCACCATCACAAACCAATCCCACCACCTCACTTTGCACCGCCTCCTCACTATCCCATACACCACGGCCCACCAATCTACTCTCCACATTACACACATTATAGGCATCCAGTGCAACCATATAAAGTTGCTCATGCACCCGTTCACGATGATGATTATTATGATGACGAGGATAATAGTGGTCATTATGACGATAATGTAGACTATAATCATTATCCAGGGGCTTTTCACGGCCATGGTTTTGAAAGATCAGCAAATATTACAGCAACCGATAGGCAGGCTAATTATGCAAATCGATACGATTATTCCCGATCCTTACCCCTTCCTCAAAATGGCTCTGGGGCAAACCGGGGAGGCAAATCCATACGATTCCCAGACAACAGAAAGAAGAGAGAAATTAGTACTAAAGCAAATCCTATAGACATTATTGAAgag CGTCAGGGTTACTTCGGACAACCTTCAGTTCAACAATGCAGACCTAACCAGGTCTGTTGCCGCAGACCTTTAAGGCCACAAGCTGGAAACAGAGGTCAATGTGGTTTAAGACACTCCCAAGGTATAAATGGAAGGATCAAGACCCCGTCATACGTCGATGGCGAAAGTGAATTTGGGGAATATCCCTGGCAAGCAGCTATTCTCAAAAAGGATCCTAAAGAATCAGTCTATGTATGTGGCGGAACGCTAATCGATGGTCTTCACATCATAACTGCTGCCCATTGCATCAAGTC ATACAAAGGATTCGAATTGAGAGTTCGTCTTGGAGAGTGGGATGTTAACCGTGACGTTGAATTCTATCCTTACATCGAAAGAGATGTTATTTCCGTACATGTTCACCCGCTCTACTACGCTGGGACGTTGGACAACGACCTAGCCATACTGAAACTGGATCATCCCGTTGAATGGACCAAATATCCGCATATCAGCCCGGCTTGCCTTCCCGACAAATACACTGACTACTCTGGACAGAGGTGTTGGACTACTGGCTGGGGCAAGGACGCATTCGGCGACTTCggaaaatatcaaaacatcCTCAAAGAAGTCGACGTCCCCATTCTTCCTCATGGTCAATGTCAACAACAATTGAGACAAACTAGATTGGGTTATAACTACGAACTGAGTCAAGGCTTCCTTTGCGCTGGTGGCGAAGAAGGGAAGGATGCGTGTAAGGGAGACGGTGGCGGTCCGTTGGTGTGCGAGCGAGGAGGCACGTGGCAGCTGGTGGGAGTGGTGTCGTGGGGCATCGGCTGCGGCCAAGTTGGAGTACCCGGCGTCTATGTGAAAGTTGCTCACTACCTGGACTGGATCTCACAAGTGACTGGAAAGTTTGCGCCTTACTAA